The following is a genomic window from Sutcliffiella horikoshii.
ATGAAGGAAAAGAAACAATTTGGAGCGCTGTTGTTTCGAAAGAAGAAGAGGAAATTTCTGAACTTATTGGCAGGGTAGTAGGTCAATTTGCCATCACAGATCTCACCATTCAAGAGATTTCCACAGAGGAAATTATCCGCAATATTTATGATAAGGGAATGGTGGCCGGGGCTGGCACGGAACCAACCTCCGAAAAGCTGCCGGTGGTCACTCATGGATAAGTATATTGAAATGATACGCATTCGCTTTTTAATGATGCTAGCGTATCGGACGAACTATTACTCTGGGATTCTTATTTATAGCATTAATATCGGAGCCTATTATTTTCTTTGGCAGGCGATCTATAGTGGAAAAGAAGATATCCAAGGCATCTCCACCATTCAAATGACAACATATGTCGCTGTCGCTTGGATGGCTCGTGCATTTTATTTTAATAATATAGACCGAGAAATTGCACAGGAGATAAAGGAAGGAAAGGTTGCCGTCGAATTGATCAGGCCGTATAACTACCTTGGCATGAAAACCATGCAGGGACTTGGAGAAGGGATTTTCCGCCTGGCATTTTTCTCAGTACCAGGGATGGTCATTGTGGCACTGGTCTTTCCATTGGAATTCTCCGCAAACATTGCTACATGGGGACTTTTCGGTATTTCGATTATCTTTAGCTTTATCGTGAACACACAAATCAACCTGCTGACAGGGATTATGACGTTCTTCCTATTTAATAATGACGGACTTATCCGTGCCAAGCGTGTCGTCATTGATCTGTTTTCAGGGTTGTTGTTACCAATCAGCTTTTACCCGTTATGGGCACAAGATGTCATGAGCTTTCTGCCGTTTCAGGCAATCAGTTATATCCCGAGTATGATTTTTACAGAGGGCATTACAGGGAATGCGGTATTTCAGGCCTTATTCATGCAGGTGGTCTGGGTATTCATCCTGATTATCCCGATTCAATTGCTGTGGAATCTGGCAAAAAAACAACTAGTCGTGCAAGGAGGGTGAGGAATGTTTTATGTTTCGATGTTTTTTCAATACATTGGCCAATATTTAAAAACACGGTTCCAATACAGAGCTGACCTTGTGGTGGAAATCCTCTCCGACTTGTTGTTTCAGGCGGTCAATCTGGTGTTTATCCTGGTTGTCTTTGGCCATACACAGTTTTTGAGCGGTTGGAGCAGGGAGGAAATCATCTTTATTTATGGCTTCTTCCTCATACCTTTTGCTCTGTTTTCCTCGTTTTTTAACATTTGGGATTTTAATGAACGATATATTGTAAAAGGGGAAATGGACCGCATTCTGACAAGGCCGATTCATAGCCTGTTTCAAGTTGTACTGGAGCGGATGGAGCTGGAATCATTATTTGGGGTGTTTACAGGTGCAGCCATCATGATCTATGCCGGCAACCTGCTAGATCTCACTTTTGCTTGGTACGATTATCTTCTATTAATAGTCTTTGTGCTTGGCGGAGCGCTTGTCTATGCCGGAATATTCGTCCTGCTTGCAAGCATCGGTTTTTGGTCAGACGCCAGAACATCGATCATGCCGATGATGTACAATATCGGAAACTATGGAAGGTATCCTGTTGATATTTACAACAATGTCATCCGCTTTGTTCTGACCTGGATACTCCCATTTGCCTTTGTCGGTGTCTACCCGTCTGCATACTTCCTCGGTAGGTCCGAGTGGTATGGATACGCGTTTATGACCCCATTTATCGGCGTGGCATTCTTTGTTCTATCTGTATTTGTCTGGAATGTCGGCGTAACCAAATATAGAGGTGCTGGAAATTAGAAATAGTGGATTGAAGCGGAAGGCACTCGACTCCGGCGGGAGGTAGCGGTAGCTTGAGACCCCTGAAGCGAAGTGAGGAGGCTCAAGCAGCGCCCCGCGGAAAGCGAGTGCCTGCAGCGAAAAGGAACGATCAAACTTTATACCAACAAAAAAGCATACCCGCTCTTCCGCCGCGTATATTGTACTAATGGCATGTCCGCGCATTGGAGGAGTAGGATGCTTTATTTATTTATCGTCATCTTCATATTCATCGCTATTTTCATAAGCTTTTCCCATGTTTTTTCTTCAGAAAGCAGAAGTATACCCTATGTATCAAAAGAAACACTCCTTCTGTTACTGTTGATATACTCGACACTGCTGCTTTCATTTGGTCTTTTATATACTGTTCTCCATATTGAAGGGCACCCCGTCCTTTTGGAAAGAGGCGAACTAATCAGCGGAAGTTACTTTTCCATTTTCTTTCGCTCTGTCTATTTCAGTGCCATCACCATATTGACGGTAGGGTACGGAGATATTACACCCATCGGTATCGGCAGGGCCATTGCCATGACAGAAGCATTAATAGGCTTTGTCATGCCGGCAGCCTTTGTGGTCCGGGTTGTCCTGCACATGGACGGGCGTGAGAGATAAACTATACTAATTCCCCTCATTTAGAAAACGGTTGGATAACTCAGATATCGGTTCCGGACAGTTGGCGTCAGCGTTCAAGGGAGTCTCTATGGACTTCTGGTTAACGCTGATTTCTTTATGATGTTCTGTTACTGCCCCTTCATGAAGTACATCTTCTTTTTTCATTTCACTTCCTCCATTCTTTTCATTTTTAATTAGTTTAAGTTATTTGACAAAGTATATGTATGACACCGCATTTCTTGATAATTCTTCTTTCTTTCGTTAGTCTTAAATAAACTGACTAAACATAAGGAGGAGTTTGTAATGACAATTGAACTTGGCAAAAAAGCCCCTGATTTTTCACTGCTTTCCAATACTGGGGAAACGGTTACCCTTTCAAGTTTTAAAGGCAAAAATGTCGTATTATATTTCTATCCAAAAGATATGACCCCTGGATGCACCACACAGGCGTGTGATTTCCGTGATATGCATGAAGACTTCTCGAATCTTGACTCGGTAGTACTTGGAGTCAGTCCAGATCCCCAATCAAGGCATGAAAAGTTTATTGATAAACACGGTTTGCCATTTATGCTCTTAGTAGACGAGGATCATGAAGTGGCAGAACTTTATGATGTGTGGAAGCTGAAGAAAAATTTCGGCAAAGAATATATGGGAATTGAACGTTCTACCTTCATCATCAATAAAGAAGGTGAACTAGTAAAAGAGTGGAGAAAAGTAAAAGTGAAAGGCCATGTGGAAGAGGCGTTGAGCTTTATAAAAGAGAACTTATAAGAGGAAAAGCCTTTTTTTCAATAATTAAGGCAAACGTCTAACTACAAAAGACTCCTAGGTGAGTATTTTATAGTGTAGGGCATACCTCCTCAAAAAGTTGACGTGATTAGAGTGTGAGCATAAAGCTTACACTCCTTTTTTATGATATGAATTTATATATTATGGGTAAAGTAAAGAAAGCCAACGGTGGGACAAGCACGTTAGCTTAATAAAGGATACATAGTATTAATATTATTTTAAAAATTGGTTATTTTGCGTGTATTACCTGAACCCTTCCATCCTTGAGTATTTTTTATTATACTGATAAAGGATTTTTTCTTGTTATTTTTTGAAAATTTAATAGATTGAGAAAGGGGATTTTATAATGGAAGCAACGCAAAAGAAACGCGGCTTTGTTATGCGTGCTCTTGACAGTATTGAGCGCGTTGGTAATAAGCTGCCTCACCCGGTAACGTTATTCGCTATTTTCGCGTTATTGGTAATTGTCGCTTCTGGAATTTTTTCCAGCATGGGTGTACAAGTAGACGATCCTTTAAATGAGGGAGAAGTTCTTACTGTCAAGAACTTAATGAGCTCAGAAGGAATTGCTTACATCTTTGAAAGTGCCGTTACAAACTTCACAGGTTTTGCTCCGCTTGGAACAGTGCTTGTAACGATGATTGGTATCGGTATTGCGGAGAGATCCGGACTTATCAGTGCAGGTCTTCGCGGCTTGGTAACATCCGTTCCTAAACAACTGATGACAGCTGCTCTAGTATTCGGAGGAATTATGTCTTCTATGGCCGCAGATGCCGGATATGTAGTATTGACACCTCTTGGTGCAGTGCTTTTCGCAGGATTGGGAAGGCATCCTCTTGCTGGACTTGCAGCAGCGTTCGCCGGGGTATCTGCTGGATTCAGTGCAAACTTGCTATTAACATCACTTGATCCGTTATTAGGGTCTTTAACACAAGAAGCGGCAGCAACGGTTGACCCAGAATATGCTGCAGGCATGAACTACATGATGAACTTCTACTTCATGTTTGCTTCTGTATTTGTTCTAACTATTGTTGGTACGTTCGTAACGGATAAAATAGTTGAACCGCGTCTTGGTGAGTACAAAGGTGCTTACAAAGGGGACGTTGACTTCTTAAAACCTGAAGAGAAAAAAGGTTTATGGGCTGCATTGTTTGCATTCATTGCAACTATTGCAGTAATGGCTTTGCTTGTTGTTCCTTCTTGGGGACCACTACGTGGAGACGGCTCATTCTTAGAAGCGCCATTCTTCCATACACTTGTACCAGTAATTCTAATTATGTTCTTCATTCCAGGACTTGTTTATGGAATGATCACTAAATCAATTAAAAATGACAAAGATGTAGCAAACCAAATGTCCGACACGATGGCAACAATGGGTGCATACATTGTACTGGCATTTGTGGCTGGTCAGTTTGTCGCTTACTTTAATGAAACAAACCTTGGCCTTGTTCTGGCGGTAAATGGTGCAGAACTCATCCAAGGAATCGGCTTTGATAGCGAAAATCGTTTCATGAGTATCCTGTTAATCCTAGTGTTTATGACTGTTGCTGGTTTCATCAACCTGTTTATCGGAAGTGCATCTGCTAAATGGGCAATCATGGCGCCGGTATTTGTTCCAATGATGATGGGTCTGGGGTATTCCCCTGAGCTTACTCAATTGGCATATCGTTTAGCTGATTCGACTACAAACGTCATCTCACCATTAATGCCATACTTCGCTATCGTTATCGCGTTTGCGCAAAAGTATGATAAAAAGGTTGGGATTGGTACACTGATCTCTACAATGATTCCATACTCTGTGTTCTTCTCCATCGTATGGGTTATCATGCTTATCGTTTGGATCCTTACTGGCTTGCCAATCGGACCGAACGCACCTATCGATTATGTAGGTTAATGAAATAAAACACCTGCTTGTCCATAATGGACTTGCGGGTGTTTTTTTGCTATAAGGAAAGAAGAAGCTTAAAAAATGAAGAGTAGGGGATGGGGAGTTAATGAAAATCTATACAAAAACAGGCGATAAAGGACAAACTTCTTTAGTCTATGGACAAAGAGTGGATAAAAATCATGCACGTGTAGAAGCATATGGAACATGTGATGAAGCGAACTCGATGATTGGTCTTGCAATGGCTTATCTAAACGATGAAGACTTCAATCGAAAAGAAACACTCTTGCAGTCTTTCTATAACATCCAAACCATCCTTTTCCACGTGGGAGCAGAACTTGCCACACCGGCTGGGAAAGAAGTGAAGTGGAAGCTGACAGAAAAGCATGTAAAAAGCCTGGAGGACGAAATGGACGAACTCGATGCAACACTTCCTCCTTTGAAAAATTTCGTATTACCTGGTGGTTCAAAAGCAGGAGCGGCTTTGCATAGTGCGCGAACTATCGTTAGGAGGGCGGAAAGATCTGCTGTGGGATTGAGTGATGAACTTTCTCCGAATGTACTTTCCTATTTGAATCGTCTTTCTGACTATCTTTTTGTCGTATCACGCTATGTAAACAGCCAATTAAAGAAGGAAGAACCGATTTTAAAGCCAGAGGTTTAAAATCCCTTTAACTTCATATAGATATTAGTATTAACATTGACAAAAATATCAATATCACGGTACACTAATTATAAATATTATAAAGTAATAATCTTTATGAAAAGTGAGGTGCATGACTGTGGCAAACGAACAATTAAAAGAAGCGCTCGAAACGCTAAAACAAACTGGAGTTCGCATAACTCCACAGCGTCATGCGATTTTAGAGTATCTTATTCAATCTATGTCCCATCCGACAGCTGACGATATATACAAAGCACTTGAAGGAAAGTTTCCCAACATGAGTGTCGCGACCGTTTACAACAACTTGAGAGTTTTTCGTGAAGTTGGTCTTGTAAAAGAATTGACTTACGGAGACAACTCCAGTCGTTTTGACTACGTGACAACCGACCATTATCATTTGATCTGTGACGAATGCGGCAAAATAGTCGACTTCCATTACCCAGGTCTTGATGAAGTGGAAGCGTTGGCTGCCCATGTTACTGGATTCAAAATTGCTCGCCATCGCATGGAAATATACGGTGTCTGCCCAGAATGTGACAAAGGGGCTCATTAACCTTTTGCATCTGGAAAAACAACCAATAAAAAAAGCTGGTAGGACTTAAATCCTATCAGCTTTCTTTTTTGAGTTATAATCTTCATTGAACTCTTTACCTTCAAGAGAAGGATCCATCGTTAACGGTTCGTTACAATACATGCACATGTCTACGCGACCAAGAACTTTAGTATGCTTCCCGCAGTTGGGGCAAACTACCTGTACGGCCTTTGTGGACAGCATGCCGATCCAAAAATAAACAACCGTGGAACCGACGATGCATAAAAGTCCCAATAACATAAACAAAGTCATGACCAACATGTTTCCTTGAAAGAATATTCCTATATACATAACGAAGAAACCGATAAAGACAAGACTGAGTGCAAAGGTTCTTATTTTATTGATTTTACTAGAATATTTACGAGCCATGAACACTACCTCCTAAAACAATATAATAGCACATTTTGTCCAAAAGTGGAGTTACAGTCACAGACATGTTGAATTTAGAAGTTGACCGAATGTTCTGGATTAAAAATGATAAAAAGGACTTTAAAAGAAAGTGTCGAATAATAGGGAGAACCCTTTTAAATATGGAGGTCTTAAGATGGAAGATTTACTTCGTCCTATCTATCAAGAACGCGCTAGTCAATCAAACACGCAAGGAATATTAATGATAGAAAAGAAAAACCCGGTCAGCCCAAATACCGATAAATTTGACGTTATTCTCTTTATGGTAGTGAAAGAGCTTGATGAATCCTTATACGTCAAACACTATGAATTGCTTCAAAAGAAAGCCGCCCTATACATCGCAAGCGAAAAACAACTGGAAGAATGGATCACGCTTGGAACGAACCGAAGAGTCATCGACTGGATCATCAACGGGAAAGTACTCTTTGACCGAAATGAGTTTATCTATGCGCTAAGAGGTAAGCTACTCGATTTCCCACTAGAAGACCGTAAGCTGAAAATAGGTTTAGAATTTGCAAAACTAATAAGAAGATATCTTGAAGGCAAGGATTTCTTTGATTCCAAACACTATATCGATGCCTATAACCATATCGTCCACTCTCTTCACCATTTGGCAAGACTGGCAGTGATCGATCACGGTTTCCACCCTGAAATAACCGTTTGGAATCAAGTAAAGAAAATCGAACCAGAAATCTACAAACTATATGAAGAGTTAATTCAAGGCGATGAACCTATTGATAAAAGACTAGAGCTGCTCTTCCTTGCTAATGAGTTCATGATCTATTCCAGAACAAGAACCGGAGCCAAACATTTAATAGAAGTATTAATGGAAAAAGAAGAAGCTTGGTCCTACAATGAAATGCTGCACCACCCTAAACTCCAAAAGTATTCAGTAGATCTCAGTGTACTGGTAGAATACTTAGTGGAAAAAGGCTTCCTGCAAGTAGAGAAGAAACAGACCAAAGGTAACGGTGTCTTTCACCGACTTTATCAGGTCGTGCCAGAGAAATAATAAAAATGGATGATGCTTAAAAGGCTCCTTGGAATAGTTGTTTTCTATAGGAGCTTTAGCATTTCTTGACCATTTGAAAATTATTTTAAAAAAGTTTAAAAGATGTGTTGACGATGTTTATTGTTACATGGTATATTATTATTCGTCGCCGCAAGAGAAAAGCTTAAACGCGACAACGAGAAAAAAGAAATTAAAAAAAGATGTTGACTTAAAACATCAAAACATGTTATATTAATAAAGTCGCTTCTGAGCGACAAACTGATTGAAATGATCTTTGAAAACTAAACAAAACAACAGCGTCATAACGTCGGTTCTACGGAACTGGCAAAATGATTTTAAGTAAGACAAGCTAGCAAATTTTGAGCAAAAGCTCAGACTCTTTATTGGAGAGTTTGATCCTGGCTCAGGACGAACGCTGGCGGCGTGCCTAATACATGCAAGTCGAGCGGACCTTTTAAAAGCTTGCTTCTGAAAGGTCAGCGGCGGACGGGTGAGTAACACGTGGGCAACCTGCCTGTAAGACTGGGATAACTTCGGGAAACCGGAGCTAATACCGGATAATATAAGGAACCTCCTGGTTCTTTATTGAAAGATGGTTTCGGCTATCACTTGCAGATGGGCCCGCGGCGCATTAGCTAGTTGGTGAGGTAACGGCTCACCAAGGCGACGATGCGTAGCCGACCTGAGAGGGTGATCGGCCACACTGGGACTGAGACACGGCCCAGACTCCTACGGGAGGCAGCAGTAGGGAATCTTCCACAATGGACGAAAGTCTGATGGAGCAACGCCGCGTGAGCGATGAAGGCCTTCGGGTCGTAAAGCTCTGTTGTTAGGGAAGAACAAGTGCGAGAGTAACTGCTCGCACCTTGACGGTACCTAACCAGAAAGCCACGGCTAACTACGTGCCAGCAGCCGCGGTAATACGTAGGTGGCAAGCGTTGTCCGGAATTATTGG
Proteins encoded in this region:
- the bcp gene encoding thioredoxin-dependent thiol peroxidase, producing MTIELGKKAPDFSLLSNTGETVTLSSFKGKNVVLYFYPKDMTPGCTTQACDFRDMHEDFSNLDSVVLGVSPDPQSRHEKFIDKHGLPFMLLVDEDHEVAELYDVWKLKKNFGKEYMGIERSTFIINKEGELVKEWRKVKVKGHVEEALSFIKENL
- a CDS encoding nucleotidyltransferase-like protein; the protein is MEDLLRPIYQERASQSNTQGILMIEKKNPVSPNTDKFDVILFMVVKELDESLYVKHYELLQKKAALYIASEKQLEEWITLGTNRRVIDWIINGKVLFDRNEFIYALRGKLLDFPLEDRKLKIGLEFAKLIRRYLEGKDFFDSKHYIDAYNHIVHSLHHLARLAVIDHGFHPEITVWNQVKKIEPEIYKLYEELIQGDEPIDKRLELLFLANEFMIYSRTRTGAKHLIEVLMEKEEAWSYNEMLHHPKLQKYSVDLSVLVEYLVEKGFLQVEKKQTKGNGVFHRLYQVVPEK
- a CDS encoding ABC transporter permease, whose product is MDKYIEMIRIRFLMMLAYRTNYYSGILIYSINIGAYYFLWQAIYSGKEDIQGISTIQMTTYVAVAWMARAFYFNNIDREIAQEIKEGKVAVELIRPYNYLGMKTMQGLGEGIFRLAFFSVPGMVIVALVFPLEFSANIATWGLFGISIIFSFIVNTQINLLTGIMTFFLFNNDGLIRAKRVVIDLFSGLLLPISFYPLWAQDVMSFLPFQAISYIPSMIFTEGITGNAVFQALFMQVVWVFILIIPIQLLWNLAKKQLVVQGG
- a CDS encoding YgzB family protein, which gives rise to MARKYSSKINKIRTFALSLVFIGFFVMYIGIFFQGNMLVMTLFMLLGLLCIVGSTVVYFWIGMLSTKAVQVVCPNCGKHTKVLGRVDMCMYCNEPLTMDPSLEGKEFNEDYNSKKKADRI
- a CDS encoding ABC transporter permease; the encoded protein is MFYVSMFFQYIGQYLKTRFQYRADLVVEILSDLLFQAVNLVFILVVFGHTQFLSGWSREEIIFIYGFFLIPFALFSSFFNIWDFNERYIVKGEMDRILTRPIHSLFQVVLERMELESLFGVFTGAAIMIYAGNLLDLTFAWYDYLLLIVFVLGGALVYAGIFVLLASIGFWSDARTSIMPMMYNIGNYGRYPVDIYNNVIRFVLTWILPFAFVGVYPSAYFLGRSEWYGYAFMTPFIGVAFFVLSVFVWNVGVTKYRGAGN
- a CDS encoding AbgT family transporter, which encodes MEATQKKRGFVMRALDSIERVGNKLPHPVTLFAIFALLVIVASGIFSSMGVQVDDPLNEGEVLTVKNLMSSEGIAYIFESAVTNFTGFAPLGTVLVTMIGIGIAERSGLISAGLRGLVTSVPKQLMTAALVFGGIMSSMAADAGYVVLTPLGAVLFAGLGRHPLAGLAAAFAGVSAGFSANLLLTSLDPLLGSLTQEAAATVDPEYAAGMNYMMNFYFMFASVFVLTIVGTFVTDKIVEPRLGEYKGAYKGDVDFLKPEEKKGLWAALFAFIATIAVMALLVVPSWGPLRGDGSFLEAPFFHTLVPVILIMFFIPGLVYGMITKSIKNDKDVANQMSDTMATMGAYIVLAFVAGQFVAYFNETNLGLVLAVNGAELIQGIGFDSENRFMSILLILVFMTVAGFINLFIGSASAKWAIMAPVFVPMMMGLGYSPELTQLAYRLADSTTNVISPLMPYFAIVIAFAQKYDKKVGIGTLISTMIPYSVFFSIVWVIMLIVWILTGLPIGPNAPIDYVG
- a CDS encoding potassium channel family protein — encoded protein: MLYLFIVIFIFIAIFISFSHVFSSESRSIPYVSKETLLLLLLIYSTLLLSFGLLYTVLHIEGHPVLLERGELISGSYFSIFFRSVYFSAITILTVGYGDITPIGIGRAIAMTEALIGFVMPAAFVVRVVLHMDGRER
- the perR gene encoding peroxide-responsive transcriptional repressor PerR; its protein translation is MANEQLKEALETLKQTGVRITPQRHAILEYLIQSMSHPTADDIYKALEGKFPNMSVATVYNNLRVFREVGLVKELTYGDNSSRFDYVTTDHYHLICDECGKIVDFHYPGLDEVEALAAHVTGFKIARHRMEIYGVCPECDKGAH
- a CDS encoding cob(I)yrinic acid a,c-diamide adenosyltransferase; the encoded protein is MKIYTKTGDKGQTSLVYGQRVDKNHARVEAYGTCDEANSMIGLAMAYLNDEDFNRKETLLQSFYNIQTILFHVGAELATPAGKEVKWKLTEKHVKSLEDEMDELDATLPPLKNFVLPGGSKAGAALHSARTIVRRAERSAVGLSDELSPNVLSYLNRLSDYLFVVSRYVNSQLKKEEPILKPEV